A single region of the Camelus ferus isolate YT-003-E chromosome 2, BCGSAC_Cfer_1.0, whole genome shotgun sequence genome encodes:
- the LOC102522500 gene encoding uncharacterized protein LOC102522500, giving the protein MCHVMKQSFGEALMSSEAHMSELGSKFSKLCLETTAALAGTLIVTQIRYQEIQKKKKKKLLPRCIRGSKTGHQQLYWSHPRKFGQCSRSCRVCSNQHDLIRKYGLSMCRQCFRQYAKDISFIKLD; this is encoded by the exons ATGTGCCATGTCATGAAGCAGTCCTTTGGAGAGGCCCTCATGTCCTCTGAGGCTcacatgagtgagcttggaagtaaATTCTCCAAGTTGTGTCTTGAAAcgactgcagccctggctggcaccttgattgTGACTC AGATAAGGTatcaagaaatacaaaaaaaaaaaaaaaaaaagcttttgccTCGTTGCATCCGAGGAAGCAAGACGGGTCACCAGCAGCTGTACTGGAGCCACCCTAGAAAATTCGGCCAGTGTTCTCGCTCTTGCCGCGTCTGCTCAAACCAGCACGATCTGATCCGGAAATACGGCCTCAGTATGTGCCGCCAGTGTTTCCGCCAGTACGCGAAGGATATCAGCTTCATCAAGTTGGATTAA